A stretch of the Streptococcus suis genome encodes the following:
- a CDS encoding 30S ribosomal protein S5, with amino-acid sequence MAFKDNAVEIEERVVAINRVTKVVKGGRRLRFAALVVVGDRNGRVGFGTGKAQEVPEAIRKAVESAKKNMIEVPMVGTTIPHEVRSEFGGARVLLKPAAEGSGVAAGGATRAVIELAGIADVTSKSLGSNTPINIVRATVEGLKQLKRAEEVAALRGISVSDLA; translated from the coding sequence ATGGCATTCAAAGATAACGCAGTTGAAATTGAAGAACGCGTAGTAGCCATCAACCGTGTTACAAAAGTTGTTAAAGGTGGACGTCGTCTTCGTTTCGCAGCTCTTGTGGTTGTTGGTGACCGTAACGGTCGCGTAGGTTTCGGTACTGGTAAAGCTCAAGAAGTACCAGAAGCTATCCGTAAAGCAGTTGAATCTGCTAAGAAAAACATGATTGAAGTACCAATGGTTGGTACAACAATCCCTCACGAAGTTCGTTCAGAATTTGGCGGAGCTCGTGTATTGTTGAAACCTGCTGCTGAAGGTTCTGGGGTTGCTGCCGGTGGTGCAACTCGTGCCGTAATCGAATTGGCAGGTATCGCAGATGTGACTTCTAAGTCACTTGGTTCAAACACACCAATCAACATCGTTCGTGCAACTGTTGAAGGTTTGAAACAATTGAAACGTGCTGAAGAAGTGGCTGCACTTCGTGGCATCTCAGTTTCTGATTTAGCATAA
- a CDS encoding 50S ribosomal protein L17, whose amino-acid sequence MAYRKLGRTSSQRKAMLRDLTTDLLINESIVTTEARAKEIRKTVEKMITLGKRGDLHARRQAAAFVRNEIASENYDEATDKYTSTTALQKLFSEIAPRYAERNGGYTRILKTEPRRGDAAPMAIIELV is encoded by the coding sequence ATGGCATACCGTAAACTAGGACGCACTAGCTCACAACGTAAAGCAATGTTGCGCGATTTGACAACTGACCTTTTGATCAACGAATCAATCGTTACAACTGAAGCTCGTGCTAAAGAAATCCGTAAAACAGTTGAAAAAATGATCACACTTGGTAAACGTGGTGACTTGCACGCTCGTCGTCAGGCTGCTGCATTTGTTCGTAATGAAATTGCATCTGAAAACTATGATGAAGCAACAGATAAGTATACTTCTACAACTGCACTTCAAAAATTGTTCTCAGAAATCGCACCTCGTTATGCTGAACGCAACGGTGGATACACTCGTATTCTAAAAACTGAACCACGTCGTGGCGATGCTGCCCCAATGGCAATTATCGAACTTGTATAA
- a CDS encoding 50S ribosomal protein L36 yields MKVRPSVKPICEYCKVIRRNGRVMVICPANPKHKQRQG; encoded by the coding sequence ATGAAAGTAAGACCATCGGTCAAACCAATTTGCGAATACTGCAAAGTTATTCGTCGTAATGGTCGTGTTATGGTGATTTGCCCAGCAAACCCTAAACACAAGCAACGTCAAGGTTAA
- a CDS encoding 30S ribosomal protein S11, with the protein MAKPTRKRRVKKNIESGIAHIHATFNNTIVMITDVHGNAIAWSSAGALGFKGSRKSTPFAAQMASEAAAKSAQEHGLKTVEVTVKGPGSGRESAIRALAAAGLEVTAIRDVTPVPHNGARPPKRRRV; encoded by the coding sequence TTGGCTAAACCAACACGTAAACGTCGTGTGAAAAAGAATATCGAATCTGGTATTGCACATATTCACGCTACATTTAATAACACAATTGTTATGATTACTGATGTGCATGGTAACGCTATTGCTTGGTCATCAGCTGGTGCTCTTGGTTTTAAAGGTTCACGTAAATCTACACCATTCGCAGCCCAAATGGCTTCAGAAGCAGCTGCTAAATCTGCACAAGAACACGGTCTAAAAACAGTTGAAGTTACCGTTAAAGGCCCAGGTTCAGGTCGTGAGTCTGCTATCCGCGCTCTTGCTGCCGCTGGTCTTGAAGTAACAGCAATTCGTGATGTGACTCCTGTACCACACAATGGTGCTCGTCCTCCAAAACGTCGCCGTGTATAA
- a CDS encoding 50S ribosomal protein L30 codes for MAQIKITLTKSPIGRKPEQRKTVVALGLGKLNSSVVKEDNVAILGMVNAISHLVTVEEVK; via the coding sequence ATGGCTCAAATTAAAATTACTTTGACTAAGTCTCCAATCGGTCGCAAACCAGAGCAACGTAAAACAGTTGTTGCACTTGGACTTGGTAAATTGAACTCTTCAGTTGTTAAGGAAGATAACGTAGCTATTCTTGGAATGGTTAATGCTATCTCTCACTTAGTAACTGTTGAAGAAGTTAAGTAA
- the secY gene encoding preprotein translocase subunit SecY has translation MFLKLLKDAVKVRLVRNKILFTIFILFVFRVGTHITVPGINAKSLEALSNVPFLNMLSLVSGNAMRNFSVFALGVSPYITASIIVQLLQMDILPKFVEWGKQGEVGRRKLNQATRYISLGLAFVQSIGITAGFNALSGVQLTNMPLNWQMYLLIGSILTTGSVIVTWLGEQITEKGYGNGTSMIIFAGIISSLPGTFHEIYIDRFVNIESSRLGESAIFVAILVVLILLVVYFTTFVQQAEYKLPIQYTKRAQGAPSSSYLPLKLNPAGVIPVIFAGSITAVPTSLIQYFASQNQSAGWLLTVQEYFDYSTVKGMLVYAGLIILFTFFYTFVQVNPEKTAESLQKSAAYIHGVRPGNGTEQYLSKLLTRLATVGALFLSFVALLPIIAQNLFGLSSNIAFLGTSLIIVISTSIEGIKQLEGYLLKRKYVGFLEITE, from the coding sequence ATGTTTTTAAAACTTTTAAAGGATGCCGTAAAGGTTAGATTAGTACGTAACAAAATATTGTTCACTATCTTCATCCTTTTTGTCTTCCGAGTTGGAACTCACATTACAGTTCCAGGTATTAACGCCAAGAGTCTTGAAGCCCTCTCAAATGTACCATTTTTAAATATGTTGAGCTTGGTTTCAGGAAACGCAATGCGTAATTTTTCAGTTTTTGCACTAGGGGTTAGTCCATATATCACTGCTTCGATTATTGTTCAACTTTTACAAATGGATATCCTTCCAAAATTTGTTGAATGGGGTAAGCAAGGTGAAGTGGGCCGTCGCAAACTGAATCAAGCAACACGTTATATCTCTTTGGGATTAGCTTTTGTCCAATCTATTGGTATTACTGCAGGTTTTAATGCGCTTTCGGGTGTACAACTGACAAATATGCCCTTGAATTGGCAAATGTACCTTTTGATCGGTTCTATTTTGACAACTGGTTCAGTCATTGTAACTTGGTTGGGTGAGCAGATTACAGAAAAAGGGTATGGAAATGGTACGTCCATGATTATCTTCGCAGGGATTATATCTTCCCTACCAGGAACGTTTCACGAGATTTATATTGATCGTTTTGTCAATATTGAATCTAGTCGATTGGGAGAATCAGCTATCTTTGTAGCAATCTTGGTTGTATTAATTTTATTAGTCGTTTACTTCACGACATTTGTACAACAAGCAGAATACAAATTGCCAATCCAATATACAAAAAGAGCTCAAGGAGCACCATCTAGTTCTTACTTACCATTGAAATTAAATCCAGCAGGTGTTATTCCCGTGATTTTTGCTGGTTCAATTACAGCAGTACCTACATCTCTTATTCAATACTTTGCAAGTCAGAATCAGAGTGCAGGTTGGTTATTGACTGTTCAAGAATATTTTGATTATTCAACGGTAAAAGGAATGCTGGTATATGCCGGATTGATTATTTTATTCACATTCTTCTATACCTTTGTTCAAGTCAATCCAGAAAAAACTGCTGAAAGCCTTCAAAAGAGCGCAGCATATATCCATGGGGTTCGACCTGGTAACGGGACTGAGCAATATCTTTCTAAGCTTCTAACAAGATTGGCAACAGTTGGTGCTTTATTCTTGAGTTTTGTTGCTTTGTTGCCGATTATTGCACAAAATCTCTTTGGACTTTCTTCAAACATTGCATTCCTAGGTACAAGTTTGATCATTGTTATCTCTACAAGTATTGAAGGAATCAAGCAATTGGAAGGCTACCTTCTTAAGAGAAAATATGTAGGTTTCTTAGAAATTACAGAATAG
- a CDS encoding adenylate kinase, giving the protein MNLLIMGLPGAGKGTQAAKIVEKFNVAHISTGDMFRAAMANQTEMGKLAKSYIDKGELVPDEVTNGIVKERLAQNDIKEKGFLLDGYPRTIEQAYALDTNLDELDIELQGVINIEIDPSKLVERLSGRIIHKETGETFHKVFNPPVGDYKEEDFYQREDDKPESVKRRLEVNIAQGQPIIDHYRAKGLVHDVEGDQDIELVFQAIDTVLSKLQ; this is encoded by the coding sequence ATGAATCTTTTAATTATGGGTTTACCAGGTGCTGGTAAAGGAACACAAGCAGCTAAGATTGTTGAGAAATTTAATGTTGCTCACATTTCAACTGGCGACATGTTTCGCGCAGCAATGGCTAATCAAACTGAAATGGGCAAATTAGCTAAGTCATATATTGACAAAGGCGAACTTGTGCCTGATGAGGTTACAAATGGTATTGTGAAAGAGCGTTTAGCTCAGAATGATATCAAAGAAAAAGGTTTCTTATTAGATGGATACCCACGAACAATTGAACAAGCATATGCGCTTGATACAAACCTAGATGAGTTAGATATTGAGCTGCAGGGAGTTATCAATATTGAAATTGATCCTTCTAAACTTGTAGAACGTCTCAGTGGACGTATCATTCATAAAGAAACTGGGGAAACGTTCCATAAGGTATTCAACCCACCTGTTGGAGACTATAAGGAAGAAGATTTTTATCAACGTGAAGATGACAAACCAGAGTCTGTTAAGCGCCGTTTAGAAGTAAACATTGCCCAAGGTCAGCCAATTATCGACCATTATCGTGCAAAAGGTTTGGTTCATGATGTTGAAGGCGATCAAGACATCGAACTTGTTTTCCAAGCAATTGATACTGTATTATCAAAATTGCAATAA
- a CDS encoding translation initiation factor IF-1 produces the protein MAKEDVIEIEGKVVDTMPNAMFTVELENGHQVLATVSGKIRKNYIRILVGDRVTVELSPYDLTRGRITYRFK, from the coding sequence ATGGCAAAAGAAGATGTGATTGAAATTGAAGGCAAAGTAGTCGATACAATGCCAAATGCTATGTTTACTGTTGAGTTGGAAAACGGACACCAAGTCCTTGCAACTGTTTCTGGTAAAATCCGTAAAAACTACATCCGTATTTTGGTCGGTGACCGCGTAACTGTTGAGCTTAGTCCTTACGACTTGACACGTGGACGTATCACATACCGCTTTAAATAG
- a CDS encoding DNA-directed RNA polymerase subunit alpha: MIEFEKPTITKIDENKDYGRFVIEPLERGYGTTLGNSLRRVLLASLPGAAITSIKIDGVLHEFDTVPGVREDVMQIILNIKGIAVKSYVEDEKKIELDVVGPAEVTAGDILTDSDIEIVNPDHYLFTIAEGKTFKAILTVNSGRGYVPAESNKKDDAPVGTLAVDSIYTPVKKVNYQVEPARVGSNDGFDKLTLEINTNGTIIPEDALGLSARILMEHLGLFTDLTEVAKSAEVMKETETASDDRMLDRTIEELDLSVRSYNCLKRAGINTVFDLTEKTEPEMMKVRNLGRKSLEEVKVKLADLGLGLKKDK, translated from the coding sequence ATGATTGAGTTTGAAAAACCAACAATAACAAAAATTGATGAAAATAAAGATTACGGCAGATTTGTAATCGAGCCATTAGAACGTGGTTACGGTACAACTCTTGGTAACTCTCTTCGTCGTGTACTTCTTGCATCACTCCCAGGTGCTGCAATTACATCAATTAAAATTGATGGTGTACTCCACGAATTCGACACAGTTCCGGGTGTCCGTGAAGATGTTATGCAAATCATTCTTAACATCAAAGGCATTGCTGTAAAATCTTATGTCGAAGACGAAAAGAAAATTGAACTTGATGTAGTAGGTCCAGCTGAAGTGACAGCAGGTGACATTCTTACAGATAGTGATATAGAAATTGTAAACCCTGACCATTATCTATTTACTATTGCTGAAGGTAAAACATTTAAAGCGATTTTGACAGTCAATTCAGGTCGTGGTTATGTCCCTGCAGAAAGTAATAAAAAAGATGACGCGCCAGTAGGTACACTTGCTGTAGATTCTATCTATACGCCAGTAAAAAAAGTCAATTATCAAGTTGAACCGGCCCGTGTTGGTAGCAACGATGGTTTTGACAAATTAACACTTGAAATCAATACTAATGGTACTATTATTCCAGAAGATGCTCTAGGTCTTTCTGCACGTATTTTGATGGAACACCTTGGTCTATTTACTGATTTGACTGAAGTTGCAAAGTCAGCAGAAGTGATGAAAGAAACAGAGACTGCATCGGATGATCGCATGCTTGATCGTACGATTGAGGAATTGGACCTTTCTGTTCGCTCATATAACTGTCTTAAACGTGCAGGTATCAACACTGTATTTGATTTGACAGAGAAGACTGAACCAGAAATGATGAAAGTGCGCAATCTTGGCCGTAAGAGTCTTGAAGAAGTCAAAGTTAAATTGGCAGATCTTGGTCTGGGATTGAAAAAAGATAAATAA
- a CDS encoding 50S ribosomal protein L15 translates to MKLHELQPATGSRKVRNRVGRGTSSGNGKTSGRGQKGQKARSGGGVRLGFEGGQTPLFRRIPKRGFTNINAKEYAIVNLDQLNAFEDGAEVTPVVLIEAGIVKAEKSGIKILGNGELTKKLTVKAAKFSKSAEEAITSKGGSVEVI, encoded by the coding sequence ATGAAACTTCATGAATTACAACCTGCTACAGGTTCACGTAAAGTACGCAACCGTGTAGGTCGTGGTACATCATCAGGTAACGGTAAAACATCTGGCCGTGGTCAAAAAGGTCAAAAGGCTCGTAGCGGTGGCGGTGTTCGCCTAGGTTTTGAAGGTGGACAAACTCCATTGTTCCGTCGTATTCCAAAACGTGGCTTTACAAACATCAACGCTAAAGAATATGCAATCGTTAACCTTGATCAATTGAACGCTTTTGAAGATGGTGCAGAAGTAACACCAGTTGTGCTTATCGAAGCTGGAATCGTTAAAGCTGAAAAATCAGGAATTAAAATTCTTGGTAACGGTGAATTAACGAAGAAATTGACAGTTAAAGCTGCTAAATTTTCTAAATCAGCTGAAGAAGCAATCACTTCTAAAGGTGGGTCAGTAGAAGTCATCTAA
- a CDS encoding 50S ribosomal protein L18: MISKPDKNKIRQKRHRRVRGKISGTAARPRLNIFRSNTGIYAQVIDDVAGVTLASASTLDKEVSKGTKTEQAVVVGKLVAERAVAKGISEVVFDRGGYLYHGRVKALAESARENGLKF; this comes from the coding sequence GTGATTTCAAAACCAGATAAAAACAAAATCCGCCAAAAACGCCATCGTCGCGTTCGCGGTAAAATCTCTGGAACTGCTGCTCGCCCACGTTTGAACATTTTCCGTTCTAATACAGGCATCTACGCTCAAGTGATTGATGACGTAGCGGGTGTAACGCTCGCAAGCGCTTCTACTCTTGATAAAGAAGTTTCAAAAGGTACTAAGACAGAACAAGCTGTTGTTGTAGGTAAACTCGTTGCTGAACGCGCGGTAGCTAAAGGTATTTCTGAAGTGGTCTTTGACCGCGGTGGATATCTCTATCACGGACGTGTGAAAGCTTTGGCTGAATCAGCTCGTGAAAACGGATTGAAATTCTAA
- a CDS encoding 30S ribosomal protein S13, with amino-acid sequence MARIAGVDIPNDKRVVISLTYVYGIGLATSKKILAAAGISEDVRVKDLTSDQEDAIRREVDAIKVEGDLRREVNLNIKRLMEIGSYRGIRHRRGLPVRGQNTKNNARTRKGKAVAIAGKKK; translated from the coding sequence ATGGCTCGTATTGCTGGAGTTGACATTCCAAATGACAAACGTGTAGTTATTTCATTGACTTATGTTTATGGTATCGGTCTTGCAACATCTAAAAAAATTCTTGCAGCTGCAGGCATTTCAGAAGATGTACGCGTGAAAGATTTGACATCAGATCAAGAAGATGCTATTCGTCGTGAAGTTGATGCAATCAAAGTTGAAGGTGACCTCCGTCGTGAAGTTAACTTGAACATTAAACGTTTGATGGAAATCGGTTCATACCGTGGAATCCGTCACCGTCGTGGACTTCCTGTCCGTGGACAAAACACTAAAAACAATGCTCGTACTCGTAAAGGTAAAGCCGTTGCGATTGCAGGTAAGAAAAAATAA